The Maylandia zebra isolate NMK-2024a linkage group LG14, Mzebra_GT3a, whole genome shotgun sequence genome includes the window ACCACCGGGGTCAGAAGGAAGAGGTCAGATCCCCGGAGCATTTTGCTCGCCTCGGTTTACTTCTTCTTGCTCCTCTCCTGACATCAAACTTCCTCTCCTCTGTTAACACCACCCTCATTTGCAACAAACATAAACACTGCTGAGGCTGGGCTCACAGGTCAGGAGACAACAAATAGCACCCGGATTTGCTTTTGGTGTCTTACAGTCTGTTGAGGTTGGGGGTCAGGTAGCAACCTCACCTCTCTGTCATTTAAATAATAAGTCTTATTGTCTCCAGCTGAGCCAGAGCCAGAATGATTTAACAGCAACATAGTTTAAGTGCAAAAAGAAACATTAGAATTATATTTATGGAGGTCAAGGTGGACTTTAAAAATCTGAGCAGATGTTTAATATGGAGATATttttagagggaacattgggaATGAGAATGAAGCCTCTGAAGCTGTAAGCCACAAGGCTCTGATGAATTGTAGTAGGATTATAGTAGTATTCCCAGCTGGCCATTAGGACCCCTTTCCCCCCTTAATCCTGCAGCCTTTCTGCAAGCTCCAGACACGCACCCTCATTCACAAAGCAGCTCCTTTATCTTCAGAATCAAAAGACGTGAAAGCTAAACTATCTCTGAACTGTTGCATCATCTTTGCTACcataagtaaaataaatgtgtaaCAAGTCTGTATTACTTTATACATacccttcctgttaaaagggagtttttccttctcactctcGTCAAAGTGCTTGCTTAACGGGCTAATatgattgttttggttttctctgttttccagtATTGttatagggtctttaccttataaataaagcgcctcgaggcaactgttgttgtgatttggcgcaatataaataaaattgaatagaATTTTCATATAGCGAGAGAAGTACAGGTGTGGGTATTAACAGTACTGCTGGCTGTGCTATTTAATGACAGCCACAGTGAACAACACTGCGACTCTCAGTGCTGCGTGTGACTCAGTCATCGATACTTTTATTATTTGCACCTGTGGTTATTCTTTTacgacatgttttatttttttttttttaaacacctttCCTGAGTGTGGCTGTTTCCTCTCATGTGCTGCACCTGAATCACAGCTACACTCATTTCCCCAAACCGCCCTTTGTGTCTGATGTGTCACAACAGACgtgaattatttttttcttgcaggAAATAACAGTAACCGTCAAGCTTTTCTAGCCTGTCACATTTTCGTCAGCCAGTTTTGACCAACTTCATGGTCACAGTATTAAAACATGGAAGAACACAGGATGTTCATTCgcaatatttattttctttttagttttaataTACTTTTTGCATCTGTGCTCACttggaaacatgtttacagaAACAGCATGAGGCATTCAACTAGAGGTGGTACCCTCCTTCCTGAGACTGGATCTTCCCTCAAAATTCACCTGAAGGGAGATTTAGCCTATTTTAGAGCCTCAGTCCTGAAATGACCGATGTCATCAACTGTCCAGAGTTGCATCCTCTGCAGTTCACTTTGTACAGCTGGCAGATTTTGTGCCTtatgtaaaaagaaatgtattaAGATCGACGTCAGAGCAAGTTGTCTGTTTCATATTTGTAAATTTAAAAGCAAATCTCATCTTCTATTATTTATCTTACCTATTTGTTCTTTCAACGACTATGGAATAAAAAAGCCTAATGAACAATACTTCAGGTATCAAGATATATCTTGCACGACTGATCAGATCAGGCAATGTTTTTCAATCTTCTGttatagcctcagtttcctgttcttagctgacaggagtggcacccagtgtggtcctctgctgctgttgctcaTCTGCCTtgacatgttgtgcattcagagatgctccaAAGGATACTACACACCTTTCACAGGATGCCTTCCTATCAGTTCAAAAGGGTCTGACCATTCTACTTCAACCTGATttcaacaagacattttcaccCCGAGAAACTGCAGTTCACTGGATAATTTTccctttttcagaccattttctgtaaatcctagagatggttgtaTGGAAAAACCTAAGACCGGCTGATCAGGGTCACCTAAAATGACCTTTTCCTCCATTCTGTTGCTCGTTTTGAACATGGTTGTCAagatgcctaaatgcactgagctgcAGCCATGTGGTTGTCtatagatatttgcattaatgaggAGCTGAACTGGTGTACTTAATAATCAGTTTTCTATGAAACCGCACATCTTTGCACAGCTGTTTGGACAAAGCATTTTAAGATGGTCTTAAAACTTCTTTTTGGTGTTCGATGCTATAGATTAATGAATTAATGGGTTGTTTAATAAAATCCTCTGCAGGTAAAATCGTACAAAAACATTCACTTGGATGAAGAGCTTCAGTTTCAGGGATTGTTATTTTATTACAAACACAAGACAGTCACATggcaatttaaaaaacataacacACATTCATGTCGTTAACTCAGTCCTTCACTGCTCACACAGTTCATACATTCAGCAATCAGCATGTGTTTCTACCCACTGAAATCTTTAGTTAGGACTGCCATTGGTGCTTTAGAAATACCTGAGCGCGGTCTATTCTGACTACAGGCTCTAGAATCATGAATAATCTTCCAAATTGACACCGAGACCGCTTTCACCTGCAGTAGaaaacatgacatcatcagTATTTTCCATTACACAACTTCTCCATATCTGACTCTACACCACCCACCATCAATAACAACGCAATAACTGGTGACAAAATATCGTCCTgtaaacttttaacataaatcaattttaatattttaaatgaaacagaaaaaaagggagaaacaaCCGCAAATTAAATTGCAAAATCCTTATTTGTTTATGGTCCTTTTATACCACAGAAATCAGTTTTACAGCAATGtcaaaagaaagggaaaaccaTTTATGGATTACTTGTCAGTTGTGACTGTAACTCACCTCTGGCAGAGGACAGGAAAGACCCTATCAGCTGGAAGAAATAAGATACAATAAATGGAATCAAGCCTGACTGGAAAGACAAAATGGTGAAGTGGTTCACAGAATCTGGTCTAAAGGGTGAAAGCTGCATTTATACATACAACATTCATGCGTACAGCATGTGGAATTATGTGTTCACTAATAAAGTAAAAGCACAGTGTTAGCTTCCTTCCTTCACAGCTTGGCCCACTGAAATCACAACAATTTAAGACATGAGTGGtagaaaagcttttttttgaGGCTCAATGTAGCGACACTGGAACACGAGAGATGCACTGAAGGTGAAATTTGGACCGATTTTACTTTAATTTAATACTCCATTTGTACCAGGGaaacttaaaacaaacaaacaattttaaGAATATACTAGACCTCTTAACCACCTTGTTTTTGAGCATTCAGTTGACCAAACCTAAGAACTCTGAGTGGTCAAATGAATGCATCTTAAAAGAAACCCACCAGTAAACTGAAAAATTCTGTAAAAGCAcgcaaaacacagcagaaactgaaacaacactgttaaaggaaaaactaaaggggaaaaaaaaacaccaaagaaAACTAAAGTGTTTTTGGGAAGACAATAACGTGACAGGACAGCTGTGGAAGTGACAAGCTAACAGTAAACAGCTAACAGCAAACATACATCTACAGTACTGTATGAATTGTGTGATTAAAACAATATGTACTGCCTTGCATTGCTTCTCCTTTACAACGATAATGAATCTTTTGCTTCTGTCGAGTGTGTCTCAGTACAATCCTTCACGTTTTGGTTTCTGTAACTTCCACAGCTGCTGCATCAAATAATTGTTTCCCCAGAAACTAaaaacttaattttttttagctttggcaatgtttttttctatttttgttgtatttttgcaGTCTTTTCTTTCTCTATTTGCTGATGTTTCTTTAGTTGCAGTCCATTTGACCTCGCAGGGCCACTGTAGTTATCATCTTAAATGGGTAGCAGGCAATCAACAAGGTTAACACTGGCAAACAGCTGATGCGTGGCTGATTAATCAGTGCGTCCCTGTGGCAAACAGCAACAGACACAGCTTACTCTTAAATTAGAGACTTGCCCCCAAACTCAAGACTAACTCTAGGATTTGAGTATGGATTTACACTGGGAAGGCAAAAATTAAAGCAaagctcaaacacacacacacacacagttgcacACGTGACTGATATTTAAAGCATTGTAAGCATTGCATCCCTGAACAGAGATCATTctgaaaattgatttttttacacTTCTAGCTCCTTGGGTATAAAGTTTATATGATGCCTGAAGGAACGGAGTGGAAAATAATGCGTAGAATTAAGCAAGCAAGGCGTACCCACGCTGCTACCTCACCTAAACTAAGGAATATTCTCAGAAGTGAGAACAGAACGAATTCTGATATTTTCCAAGGCGTCATGTGAGAAAAAGAAgcttgtgtttacatttttgatgcaaaatgcacaaagaggtgcttacagctgaaaaaacaaaacctctggctttctctcaaaatgtataCAGCTGTATCACTTTTGTGATGCATCATGGCACAAATATTGTGCACATATAAATATGTTGACTTCTTGCATACTCACAGAAAATGTTTACCATGAGAACTTGTACATACTATGTGTTGTTTACATTTAGTGTATAGTATGGAATCAGGGCACAACATGTGCTGTTAACGTGTGCACGCATCTGACACCAGAAGACAACCTGgtgactttttgttttcttactaTCATTAAATCTCTCAATTCCCAAATAATCCAGAGCTATCCAGTATGTTTAACAAGTCTGGTCTGGTCTTTTCACTTAAGTCCCATTTaagtgaaaagacaaaaaagaaaccttATATAGTAAAGCTCAGTGGTGGTAAAACTTATACATGTAGATACTGATAGGCTGTGAGGCTACTTGGTATCAGACACCAGTTGATCCACTTTGGCTGGTCCCTCATAGATACACGTCCATGGTGTTGAGGATCATTTGCCGACAGAGCGGGCAGTTCTGCTGGTAGATGGGCTGCCTTAAAAGAATCTGTGTACAGTCTCTACACAAGCAGAGGTGTCTGCAAGGCAGAAGCACCACTGTCTTGGCACAATCCTGACAAATCACAcacttcttcctctcctcctgtTCCTTCAGCAGAGTCAGCAGACTCTCAGCTGGCAGAGGTTTACCATCTTCGCCTGAACGCGACTTCTTCTTTAGCTGCTTGTCTGTGCTGGAGGAGGGTAAAACTGGATTGAGCACCTCCTGGTGGGCTCCATCTCCTGCTCTACCATCTGGTGGGTCCCGCCTCTCTTCCCCAGGGTCACCGTCACCTCCAGCtctgttgttgctgttattgttattgttttgcctGTGAAGATGTGGTCGGAGCATCAGGCCAATCAGGCTGCTTTGGTGAGACAACTGCTGCCAAAGTCGTCTCTCCAGTCGGTAGATGTGATAGAGGATCCTCTGCAGGTACTGCACGTTACGGCGTATAAAGTGAGGCAAGCACAGTAAGGCTGAAGTGATGCAATTGAGAGCCAAACATAATCTACGGAGAAGTGAAAAGGAGTTTATATATTCTACAACGCGCACAGCAATCTGTCGGGACAGTCCCGGGTTTAGGTAAGCGGTGGTGGCCAGTGCAATAGTAATGGTGAGCACGAGGCCGTAGATGTTCAGTATGAAGATGCTAATGAACATGTGCACCAGTGAAACCAGGAAGTCCAAAACCATCTTGCAGGGTGTCCATAGCAAAGCTGATGTGCCGGCCAGGCTGCTGTACAGAAAGGTGAAACAGGTCAACGTGAGCTCCAGCGCCTTCTGCAGTGGGGTGGAAACCGTCTGCCACATGCTGACCAAAGCCAAGTAGACGTTCTGGGTAGCGATAAGCACAAAGTTTACCACTGTGTTGGTAAAATAGACCACCAGGCTGACTGCTATGCCACAGCCCTCAATCACTGACAGCAGCCCTCGACACAAGTGCTCCTTTCCACGCAGTAGGACGTGCATAGACAGGTAACCCACCATCTTCAAGCTCTCCAGGAGCCCCTCCAGAGCCAGCAACAAGCTCCCCAGATTAGCCACAGTGCTGTGAGCTAGGTTTGATGTCGCCTCCGCGGTGGACACAGCGCAAAGCAGAACGAGGTTTCCCAGCTCCAGCACCGAGTTATAAAGGAGGCTGGGCAGGCTGGTTATGAAGGTGATAACTGCCAGGAGAGTCTGCACCACGGTGTGGACGATGACAAAGTTCAGGTCCAGTAGTAAGCAGAGAGCATCCAGACATTTTCCTACAGTGGATATGACAAAGTTCACCAAACCCATGGTAATATTTCTGTAAAGTATTACTGTTTACCACTCGGTGCTCTCAGGTTGTATCCACGTTAAGTCCATTTCTCCTTTCTTTGCTTTGAGTTACATATTGTTGGTCCTCTCAATCAGCACACCATTCTTCGTGTCGTTGAACCTCAACgtctttatttttcatgttttccccATTTTTCATGCACTGAAATAACGACATAACACAGCAAACACGCGCTGCACAGGCGGATGTTTAGTTTCAAAAAAGGTCCACACACTTCCGTTTATATTCTAGGTTTCGTTTTGTTGGGTGTCCGGTCAAACTACCACCCAAAAACACTTCTCCGGCTCAACGACGACTTTATAAAACGGCCGAACCCATAAACGAAATCAAGAAAAACCGAgggaaaaacagacaaaaggtTTTGGAGTCTTTACCATCATTACTGTATCCGCCAtatttgttttggtcgagtgaGCTTACGTATGTGCGTCGTTAAGCTGAGCATGCGCACAGTGTCCCCGGTGTTTACAAGCGGGAAAAAAGTggatttagaaaaaaagtcgcacattcaaaacatattaaaaatatatgcagAAATAAAATTACGCATTGTCCATAACATTGATAAAATTGACTTAATCAAACTaacttttttgggggttttcacaccctcttttatttttttaatcatttttatttgttgttgctctttttcattatttttaaactaAACAAAATTTACGACACTGAATGTTAATGTGACTTCTAGCATTAGTGAAGTGTATATAAAGATGAACACATTTCAAGGTCTCACGAGTGAACCTCATGTTCTGCTTTAAATCTACATTCCCTCTCATGTCCAGAAACTTCTCTGCTTTCAAAATGAAGTTATAGTCTACATCTGTGAAAATGACCTGGAGCATCAGGAAGCACATTCCTAATGAGTTTATGGTTTTTCCTGCTAGTTTCAAATCTTACTAAATACAGAATAATTCTAGGCTTGTGATTTATAGTCAAATAATCAGACCCAGCCAAtatacccccccacccccccaataAATTTCTGAATTATCTTGGATAAAAAGGCTGATggttttctttactcatttcagttattaccagcaaaatagttgcatgtttaatcatctgggaatttacccagatttatttatttatttagacagagatcttgaccccccaccccccagtgttcagcacaaagttatgCCCATGTTTATAGTCACATTTAGAGTTAGACGATCAAAATGATTTGTTGGAAGACAGAGATGAAGGAATATACTGAAGAGGAGAAGAATGAAAgtctgtgtgaatgagagggaagCAGGTGCAGCAGTGAAGATGCAAGGAGTAGAGGTAGCGAAGGTAGATGAATTAAAATCTAGAGCATCTAAAGCGACAGGCAACACGcaggagaggtgaagaagagagggtGCAGACAGAGTGGAATTGGTGGAGAGGAGTGACAGAAGGATAACTGTAAGACTGAAAGGGatggtttacaagatggtagtgagatcTGCTacgatgtatggtttggagatggtggcACTAACAAAGAGACACGATGCTGAGCTGAAGATGCTAAGATTTTTGAATGGGAGTGACCAGAATAGAcgggattagaaatgagtacatcagagagACAGCTCAGGTGGAGCTGGAGTTGGaaaggcaaggctgagatggtttggctATGTGCAAAGAAGGGATAATAGATATATTAGACAGGGTTTTGAATATGGAGATTCATGGAAGTAGTGAAAGACGACAGGCAGAGGTTGGTGTGACGGAGGAGAATGAGAGGGATAttgtgagatggaggcagatgatccactatGGCAACCCATAAGGAAGCAGCTGAAACATGAACAATGtttatttaacatgaaaaatgcttttcttttttttcttaaaaaaaaaaaaaaagagtaattgTTAATTAGTATATACGAGCTTTAATTTGCATCCTATTTGCTATATCAAATATtcacactgatgatgtagaagtctcaaaaactcaaGTATCAATTCCAATAATCCCATCCGGAGTGTTTTTCACTTCCACTTGCTGGCAGCCTTTGAGCCCTTGAAACAACTTGGTTGAGATATGGAAAAGATCGTGGACAGGCCTGTTAGCACAGCAACCCTGCTACTTACAAATGATGCACTGAGATGATGATCACTCTCACTTATATCATGATGCAGTGCGTCACAGCACACAGGCCAAATGAAACCATGTGTTTAATTAAATTAGCCACGCCACCAGCTTTGACAAAGCATAACTAATTGACGCCGCAGGGATTGGAACATGTTGATGATAACACTAGCCACATAGGAGAAGAGTTTTTTTGAAAGTATTTTTGAAtttgttttgttcagttttttGGGGTTCCagatattttaaaacattttttttatatgtgtaTCTCTAATGTTGTAGGGACAAACATTCACAGTCATGCAGTGGAGATCTGTTTCCTTTTCTTGGGACAAAAATAGGTCCTTACAGTATTTTGCATCACACTTTACATTGAAGGTGTGGGTTGTGGTCAGGAAATGATTTAAGGATTAAGAAAGTCAGTTCCAGTTACAGCTGCCTGGGAAATCCACTCTTCAGTACTCTGACCTTTCATCACCATATCTTACATTTTCCTCAAGCCATTCCATTTACATTAACAGATATATCCTCCCATTACATCAGCTACTTCAGtgacaatgaaacaaaaaaagaattgcGGTCCTGAACAATATCAAAACAGTTTCCTTCCTTGCCTTTTGCCTCATCCTCTCCATCTGAGCCATTCAGCGCTGGACTTTGTTCCTCGCAAAGGGAAACTCTATCTGATACGATCATGGGAAATCCTGCTTTGAGCCTTTGGACGCCTGACAAACAGCATTTGTTTAAGCATTTAATGATGCAGCAGGGATACACGGGGCAGTGC containing:
- the rnf26 gene encoding E3 ubiquitin-protein ligase RNF26, producing MGLVNFVISTVGKCLDALCLLLDLNFVIVHTVVQTLLAVITFITSLPSLLYNSVLELGNLVLLCAVSTAEATSNLAHSTVANLGSLLLALEGLLESLKMVGYLSMHVLLRGKEHLCRGLLSVIEGCGIAVSLVVYFTNTVVNFVLIATQNVYLALVSMWQTVSTPLQKALELTLTCFTFLYSSLAGTSALLWTPCKMVLDFLVSLVHMFISIFILNIYGLVLTITIALATTAYLNPGLSRQIAVRVVEYINSFSLLRRLCLALNCITSALLCLPHFIRRNVQYLQRILYHIYRLERRLWQQLSHQSSLIGLMLRPHLHRQNNNNNSNNRAGGDGDPGEERRDPPDGRAGDGAHQEVLNPVLPSSSTDKQLKKKSRSGEDGKPLPAESLLTLLKEQEERKKCVICQDCAKTVVLLPCRHLCLCRDCTQILLRQPIYQQNCPLCRQMILNTMDVYL